Proteins from one Cellulosilyticum lentocellum DSM 5427 genomic window:
- a CDS encoding NCS2 family permease, translating into MEKFFKLKENGTTVGTEVIAGLTTFFAMAYIIIVNPGILSQAGMEWGAVFLATIIASIIGTLVMGLVANVPYAQAPGMGLNAFFVYTVCFTLEFTWQQALSMVFICGILNILITVTKIRKYIIKSIPHSLQNAIGGGIGVFIAYIGLLNVGIINFEAGVPALSTLNQPVFWLFIIGLVLIVVLQVLHVKGAILIGIVATTIIGIPMGLTTTADTISFSEACKALPSTFLAIFTAEGLGSLFSDVSKIPLVLITIFSFSLSDTFDTIGTFIGTGRRTGIFSEEDEKSMETNSGFKSKMDKALFADATATSIGALFGTSNTTTYVESAAGIGAGGRTGLTSVVVALCFAASAFLSTFVSAVPSAATAPALVIVGMMMLSSFAEIKWADFDEAIPAFFAGLFMALSYNISYGIGTAFIFYCIVKICKKKAKEIHPILAVAAVLFILNFILLALI; encoded by the coding sequence TAAAGAAAACGGCACTACAGTCGGTACAGAAGTAATTGCTGGTCTTACTACCTTCTTTGCAATGGCTTATATCATCATTGTCAATCCAGGTATTTTAAGCCAAGCTGGTATGGAATGGGGTGCAGTTTTCCTTGCGACCATTATTGCTTCTATCATTGGAACCTTAGTTATGGGCTTAGTAGCTAACGTTCCTTATGCTCAAGCTCCAGGTATGGGTCTTAATGCATTCTTTGTATATACCGTATGCTTCACCTTAGAATTTACTTGGCAACAAGCTTTATCAATGGTATTTATCTGCGGTATCCTCAACATCCTTATTACTGTTACAAAGATTCGTAAATACATCATTAAATCAATTCCACACAGCTTACAAAATGCTATTGGTGGAGGTATTGGTGTATTTATCGCTTACATTGGTCTTCTTAATGTAGGTATTATTAACTTTGAAGCTGGTGTTCCTGCTTTATCAACTTTAAATCAACCTGTCTTCTGGTTATTTATTATTGGTCTTGTATTAATCGTTGTTTTACAAGTACTTCATGTAAAAGGTGCTATCTTAATCGGTATTGTAGCAACTACTATTATTGGTATTCCTATGGGACTTACTACAACTGCTGATACTATCAGCTTTTCAGAGGCTTGCAAAGCTTTACCTAGTACTTTCTTAGCTATTTTCACTGCTGAAGGTCTGGGTTCTTTATTCTCAGATGTCTCTAAAATTCCATTAGTACTTATTACAATCTTCTCATTTAGTTTATCTGATACTTTCGATACAATTGGTACTTTCATTGGTACTGGTCGTCGCACTGGTATCTTTAGTGAAGAGGATGAAAAATCAATGGAAACTAATAGTGGCTTCAAATCTAAAATGGATAAAGCTTTATTTGCTGACGCTACTGCTACTTCTATTGGTGCTCTTTTCGGTACTTCTAACACGACTACTTATGTAGAAAGTGCTGCTGGTATCGGTGCTGGTGGACGTACAGGTCTTACAAGTGTTGTTGTAGCACTTTGCTTTGCTGCTAGTGCCTTCCTTTCAACTTTTGTAAGTGCTGTTCCTTCTGCAGCAACTGCACCTGCTTTAGTTATAGTTGGTATGATGATGCTTTCATCTTTTGCTGAAATTAAATGGGCTGACTTCGATGAAGCTATTCCTGCTTTCTTTGCAGGTCTTTTCATGGCATTAAGCTATAACATTTCTTATGGTATTGGTACTGCCTTTATTTTCTATTGCATCGTTAAAATCTGCAAAAAGAAAGCAAAGGAAATTCATCCAATCCTTGCTGTAGCTGCAGTTCTCTTTATCCTTAACTTTATTCTTTTAGCTCTTATCTAA